From the genome of Verrucomicrobiia bacterium, one region includes:
- the truA gene encoding tRNA pseudouridine(38-40) synthase TruA, translating to MSAKNSAPPNKPVSKPAANAARTLKFKLTIAYDGAAYQGWQAQRVGTGVQELVEAGLAKLFPSRPRLIGSSRTDTGVHALGLVAHFSLPRAEFRMPVRRLALAINATLPADIRVMRAGRAVDNFQARFDATGKQYRYRVWNSPTMNPLLRAYAWHVPQPLDLSAMRAAAKRLVGRHDFRSFTANRGVPLADAVRTLRRCDIKRSGAQLTFVIEGDGFLYKMCRGIVGTLVQIGYGRFPASEIKTMLARKSRDAAGMNAPACGLVLWRVFYRPRQSRSRPTQD from the coding sequence ATGTCCGCCAAAAATTCCGCTCCGCCAAACAAACCGGTCTCGAAACCCGCCGCCAACGCGGCGCGAACGCTTAAGTTCAAGCTGACGATTGCGTACGACGGCGCCGCGTATCAAGGCTGGCAGGCGCAACGGGTGGGCACGGGAGTGCAGGAACTGGTTGAGGCCGGGCTGGCGAAATTGTTTCCAAGCCGACCGCGATTGATCGGTTCAAGCCGCACCGATACCGGAGTCCACGCGCTCGGGTTGGTGGCACATTTTTCCCTGCCGCGCGCGGAGTTCCGCATGCCGGTGCGCCGGCTGGCATTGGCCATCAACGCCACGTTGCCGGCGGATATTCGCGTGATGCGCGCGGGTCGCGCGGTGGATAATTTCCAGGCGCGTTTCGACGCCACTGGCAAGCAGTATCGCTATCGGGTCTGGAATTCGCCCACGATGAATCCGCTGTTGCGCGCCTACGCCTGGCATGTGCCGCAGCCGCTGGACTTGAGCGCGATGCGCGCCGCCGCCAAACGGCTGGTGGGCCGCCACGACTTCCGTTCGTTCACCGCCAATCGCGGTGTGCCGTTGGCCGATGCGGTGCGGACTTTGCGGCGGTGCGACATCAAACGCAGCGGTGCGCAGCTCACATTTGTAATCGAGGGCGACGGCTTCCTTTACAAGATGTGTCGCGGCATCGTCGGCACGCTGGTGCAAATCGGTTACGGTCGTTTTCCCGCGAGTGAAATCAAAACCATGTTGGCGCGTAAAAGTCGGGATGCGGCGGGAATGAACGCGCCCGCGTGTGGTTTGGTGTTGTGGCGGGTGTTTTATCGGCCGCGCCAATCCCGGTCGCGCCCGACCCAAGATTGA
- the nusB gene encoding transcription antitermination factor NusB produces MGKRREARERAVQFLFQNDLNPREDLEAALNEFWESQRAAALAEDKAGKATWGEQVELPPPTAAEAETRLFAEPLIRGTLEHQEAIDEQIQKHLKNWNFSRLAPVDRNILRLAIYEMLHRRDIPPAVSINEAVDIAKKFSTEDSGKFVNGILDRVRAEVLRPAHEPK; encoded by the coding sequence ATGGGCAAACGCCGTGAGGCGCGCGAACGCGCCGTTCAGTTTCTGTTTCAAAACGATTTAAACCCGCGTGAAGATCTCGAGGCGGCGTTGAATGAATTTTGGGAATCGCAACGCGCCGCCGCGCTGGCCGAGGACAAAGCGGGCAAGGCCACCTGGGGCGAACAAGTGGAGCTGCCGCCGCCCACCGCGGCGGAAGCCGAAACGCGCCTGTTCGCCGAGCCGTTGATTCGCGGCACGCTTGAACATCAGGAGGCGATTGACGAGCAGATCCAAAAGCATCTGAAAAACTGGAATTTCAGCCGCTTGGCGCCGGTGGACCGCAACATTCTGCGTCTGGCGATTTATGAGATGCTGCATCGCCGCGATATTCCGCCGGCGGTCAGCATCAACGAAGCGGTGGACATCGCGAAAAAATTCTCCACCGAGGACAGCGGGAAATTCGTGAACGGCATTCTGGATCGCGTTCGCGCCGAGGTGTTGCGTCCGGCGCACGAGCCGAAATGA
- a CDS encoding PhoPQ-activated pathogenicity-related family protein — protein MLGWFVLGGWLGGGCVAQQKGPITALDRYVAAPDSNYNFSLVNTIPGQGWTTYVLEMTSQQWLTTQEVDRPLWKHWLILVKPDTVTSTKSLLLISGGANGGEPPKKAAPELVKIAMLTKSVVTELKMVPNQPLVFAGETQGRKEDSLIAYTWDKFLRTGDEKWPARLPMTKAAVRAMDTVTAFCGSAAGGQLKVDAFFVSGASKRGWTTWTTAAVDPRVIGIAPVVIDVLNVEASMKHHYGSYGFWAPAVGNYTEFNIMDWMGTPQNEALMRIEDPYTYRARYTMPKFMINGSGDQFFLPDSSKFYFNDLPGVKYLRYVPNADHSLRGSDAYATLAACYDAVIHQYHLPEFTWTQEGEDAIRVTAKDRPTRVRLWRATNPTARDFRLESFGPKWESQTLTDQGGGVFVGKVEKPAQGWTAFFVELTFPSEGEEAFKFTTSVRVVPDIEPYKFVPSLDRIKK, from the coding sequence TTGCTGGGCTGGTTCGTCCTGGGCGGCTGGCTCGGTGGCGGTTGTGTGGCGCAACAAAAAGGCCCGATCACCGCGCTGGATCGCTACGTGGCCGCGCCGGACTCAAATTACAATTTCTCGCTGGTCAACACCATCCCCGGACAAGGCTGGACGACGTATGTGCTGGAGATGACTTCACAACAGTGGCTGACGACTCAGGAAGTGGATCGGCCGTTGTGGAAGCATTGGTTGATCCTGGTGAAACCAGACACGGTCACCTCGACGAAATCGTTGTTGCTGATCAGCGGCGGCGCGAACGGAGGCGAGCCACCCAAGAAAGCCGCGCCGGAACTGGTGAAGATCGCCATGCTCACCAAGTCCGTGGTGACGGAGTTGAAAATGGTGCCCAACCAACCGCTGGTGTTCGCCGGGGAAACGCAGGGGCGCAAGGAGGATTCCTTGATCGCTTACACGTGGGATAAATTCCTGCGTACCGGCGACGAAAAGTGGCCCGCGCGACTGCCCATGACCAAAGCCGCCGTGCGCGCGATGGACACGGTCACGGCGTTTTGCGGCAGTGCCGCCGGCGGGCAGTTGAAGGTGGATGCATTCTTCGTTTCGGGCGCGTCCAAACGGGGTTGGACCACCTGGACCACGGCGGCGGTGGACCCGCGGGTGATCGGTATTGCACCGGTGGTGATTGACGTCCTGAACGTCGAGGCTTCGATGAAACATCATTACGGTTCGTATGGCTTCTGGGCGCCGGCGGTGGGCAATTACACCGAGTTCAACATTATGGATTGGATGGGCACACCGCAGAATGAAGCCTTGATGCGGATTGAAGACCCATACACCTATCGGGCGCGTTACACGATGCCCAAGTTCATGATCAACGGTTCGGGCGATCAGTTCTTTTTACCGGACTCCTCCAAATTTTATTTCAACGATCTGCCCGGCGTAAAATATCTGCGTTACGTGCCCAACGCGGATCATTCATTGCGCGGTTCGGACGCCTACGCCACGCTGGCGGCCTGTTACGACGCGGTGATTCACCAATATCACCTGCCTGAATTTACCTGGACGCAGGAAGGCGAAGATGCGATCCGGGTGACGGCGAAGGATCGTCCGACCCGCGTGCGACTGTGGCGCGCAACGAATCCCACGGCGCGCGATTTCCGGCTCGAATCCTTCGGGCCAAAATGGGAAAGCCAGACGCTTACTGATCAGGGCGGCGGCGTGTTCGTGGGCAAAGTGGAAAAACCGGCGCAAGGCTGGACGGCTTTCTTTGTGGAACTGACCTTCCCGAGTGAAGGCGAGGAAGCCTTCAAATTCACGACTTCCGTGCGGGTTGTGCCGGATATCGAGCCGTATAAGTTTGTGCCGTCGCTGGATCGGATTAAAAAATAA
- a CDS encoding PHP domain-containing protein, whose protein sequence is MYADLHLHSCYSDGTFTPEEIVRRAQRQGLGAIALTDHDTVEGCAVAAAECAAAGIEFVIGTELTAEHADHELHLLAYFIDPTNPALRDEINKFQQVRQERIRKMVAHLNELGVPLPVEEVFALANCKSPGRPHVARALVQREFCHTLDEAFERYLKKGRPAWVPKARMDVLTVIQLVRQAGGLVVLAHPGLNKADELIPELVSAGLDGIECFHTKHSAPVAQRYLGLAQRYHLLVTGGSDCHGMGKRKPLIGTVRLARADFDRFKAAAEQRKRTQQTTPAAPA, encoded by the coding sequence ATGTACGCGGACCTTCACCTCCATTCGTGTTACTCCGACGGCACTTTTACGCCCGAGGAAATTGTGCGTCGCGCTCAACGTCAGGGGTTGGGGGCCATCGCGCTGACGGATCACGACACGGTGGAGGGTTGCGCCGTCGCGGCGGCTGAATGTGCGGCGGCGGGCATTGAATTTGTCATCGGCACGGAATTAACCGCCGAGCATGCGGATCACGAGCTGCACCTGCTGGCCTATTTCATTGATCCCACCAATCCGGCGTTGCGCGATGAAATCAACAAGTTTCAACAGGTGCGCCAGGAACGGATCCGGAAAATGGTGGCGCACTTGAACGAACTCGGGGTGCCGCTGCCAGTGGAAGAGGTGTTCGCGCTGGCCAATTGCAAATCGCCCGGCCGGCCGCACGTCGCGCGCGCGTTGGTGCAGCGGGAATTTTGTCACACGTTGGACGAAGCGTTCGAGCGCTACCTTAAAAAGGGCCGCCCGGCCTGGGTGCCGAAAGCCAGGATGGACGTGTTGACGGTGATCCAACTGGTCCGACAAGCGGGCGGGCTGGTGGTGCTGGCGCATCCGGGATTGAACAAGGCGGACGAACTCATCCCGGAACTGGTCAGCGCCGGACTGGACGGGATCGAGTGTTTCCACACGAAACATTCCGCCCCCGTCGCCCAACGCTATCTGGGGCTGGCGCAACGGTATCATTTGTTGGTCACCGGCGGTTCGGATTGTCACGGCATGGGCAAACGCAAACCGCTCATTGGCACGGTGCGACTGGCGCGCGCCGATTTTGACCGGTTCAAAGCCGCTGCGGAACAGCGAAAACGGACGCAGCAAACGACGCCCGCTGCTCCGGCGTGA
- the ftsY gene encoding signal recognition particle-docking protein FtsY, giving the protein MGLFDKFKIGLAKTQAKLAHEIKRIVTRSPKLTPETLEELEQALIAADLGMAMTGQILTAVKTAYESQGGAGLNYLAVARTEIEKSLTSDRTGLIKAPAGPTVVSIVGVNGTGKTTTSAKLAAFIQARGQVALLAACDTFRAAAIEQLKLWGQRLRVEVVAGNYGADAAAVAHDAVSAAQARQADYLFIDTAGRLHTKHNLMQELQKLHRVIGRQQTGAPHEVLLVLDGSTGMNALNQAREFNKIVPLTGLVVTKLDGTSKGGMVVAIQKELGLPIKFIGLGEQADDLQPFDAKAFAAALLGE; this is encoded by the coding sequence ATGGGACTTTTCGATAAATTCAAAATTGGTCTGGCCAAAACTCAAGCCAAGTTGGCGCATGAAATCAAACGCATCGTTACGCGTTCGCCGAAACTGACGCCGGAAACTCTGGAAGAATTGGAGCAGGCGCTCATTGCCGCCGATCTGGGCATGGCGATGACCGGCCAGATTCTCACTGCGGTCAAAACGGCTTACGAATCGCAAGGCGGCGCGGGCCTGAATTATCTGGCGGTCGCGCGAACGGAAATTGAAAAGAGCCTGACTTCGGATCGAACCGGTTTGATCAAAGCGCCCGCCGGTCCAACGGTGGTTTCCATCGTCGGAGTGAATGGCACGGGCAAAACCACCACGTCCGCCAAGTTGGCGGCTTTCATCCAGGCGCGGGGACAGGTGGCGTTGCTGGCCGCGTGCGATACGTTTCGTGCCGCCGCGATTGAACAACTGAAGTTGTGGGGACAACGTCTCCGGGTGGAGGTGGTGGCGGGCAATTACGGCGCCGACGCGGCGGCGGTGGCCCACGACGCGGTGAGCGCCGCCCAAGCGCGGCAGGCGGATTATCTGTTCATTGACACGGCGGGGCGCTTGCACACGAAGCACAATCTGATGCAGGAATTGCAAAAGTTGCACCGCGTGATCGGCCGACAGCAAACGGGCGCGCCCCATGAAGTGTTGCTGGTGCTGGATGGCAGCACGGGCATGAACGCGCTGAATCAGGCCCGCGAGTTCAACAAGATCGTGCCGCTGACCGGACTGGTGGTGACCAAGCTCGACGGCACCAGCAAAGGCGGCATGGTCGTGGCCATTCAGAAGGAGTTGGGGCTGCCGATCAAGTTCATCGGGCTGGGGGAGCAAGCTGACGATTTACAGCCCTTCGACGCCAAGGCGTTTGCCGCCGCGCTACTCGGAGAATAA
- a CDS encoding MFS transporter, with protein sequence MNAKVEAAPPAGVPAGAAPTALAVLFTLSFSHFLNDAIQALIPALYPLLKTSYALTFTQVGLITLTFQMVGSVLQPFVGYYTDHHPKPYSLVVGMSITLIGLVLLALAPSYHIVILAAGMVGMGSAIFHPESSRVARMASGGRHGFAQSLFQVGGNTGSSFGPLLAAWFVAPYGQHRILWFTLLPFMGIILLGRVGGWYRERLAHRLTQKAEAAHQHLITSRRKIAFCLVILLTLMFSKFFYLASMTNYYTFYMIGKFHVSVPASQLYLFLFLAAVAAGTIVGGPVGDRIGRKQVIWISILGMAPFALALPFANLFWTAGLSVIIGFIMASAFPAILVYAIELLPGKVGTIAGLFFGFAFGLGGIGSAVLGWLADHTSITFVMKSCSFLPLLGLLTVLLPDLREPKPTA encoded by the coding sequence ATGAACGCGAAAGTTGAAGCTGCTCCTCCAGCGGGAGTTCCGGCCGGCGCGGCGCCGACCGCACTGGCGGTCCTGTTCACCCTCAGCTTTTCGCATTTCTTGAACGACGCGATTCAGGCGCTCATTCCGGCGCTTTATCCGCTGTTGAAAACGTCGTATGCGCTGACTTTCACGCAAGTGGGATTGATCACCCTGACCTTCCAAATGGTTGGCTCCGTGCTGCAACCGTTCGTGGGTTATTATACCGATCACCACCCGAAACCTTATTCGCTGGTCGTGGGCATGAGCATTACGCTGATCGGGCTGGTGTTGCTGGCGTTGGCGCCTTCCTATCACATTGTCATTCTGGCGGCGGGAATGGTGGGCATGGGATCGGCCATCTTCCATCCCGAATCATCGCGCGTGGCGCGGATGGCTTCCGGCGGCCGCCACGGGTTTGCCCAATCGCTCTTTCAAGTCGGCGGCAACACGGGCAGTTCCTTTGGCCCGCTGCTGGCCGCGTGGTTCGTCGCGCCCTACGGACAACACCGCATTCTCTGGTTCACGCTGTTGCCGTTTATGGGGATAATTCTCCTGGGACGGGTGGGCGGCTGGTACCGGGAACGATTGGCGCACCGTCTGACGCAAAAAGCCGAAGCCGCCCATCAGCATTTGATCACCTCGCGCCGCAAAATCGCGTTTTGTCTGGTGATCCTACTGACGCTCATGTTTTCCAAGTTCTTCTACCTCGCCTCGATGACGAACTACTACACGTTTTACATGATTGGAAAGTTCCACGTCTCGGTGCCCGCTTCGCAATTATATCTGTTCCTCTTTCTCGCGGCCGTGGCGGCGGGCACAATCGTCGGCGGTCCGGTGGGCGACCGCATCGGCCGCAAGCAGGTGATTTGGATTTCCATCCTGGGCATGGCGCCGTTTGCCTTGGCGCTGCCATTTGCAAACCTGTTTTGGACGGCGGGATTGTCGGTGATCATTGGCTTCATCATGGCGTCGGCGTTTCCGGCCATTCTGGTTTATGCGATTGAATTGCTGCCGGGCAAGGTGGGCACGATCGCTGGCTTATTTTTCGGATTCGCCTTCGGATTGGGTGGGATCGGCTCCGCCGTCCTGGGTTGGTTGGCGGATCATACCAGCATCACGTTTGTCATGAAGAGCTGCTCGTTTTTGCCGCTGCTCGGGTTGCTGACGGTCTTGCTGCCCGATTTGCGCGAGCCGAAGCCAACGGCGTAA
- a CDS encoding spore maturation protein, whose amino-acid sequence MMLSKNAVSRNEKLYRPAAPIKLAVMLNYIWLGLMVAAVVIGATHDTLDAVGKAAFERAEFAVMQLALPLAGVMALWLGIMRLAEKAGLISVLARLLRPLMRRLFPDVPPEHPAMGSMLMNMAANILGLSNAATPLGIRAMQDLETLNRRPGVASNAMCTFLAINTSSIQLIPATAIAVLAVAHATNAFAIVSSSIMATFCSTVAGITAVKLLEKLPGYRLPPLPKVTLAVETPTQNPEAAAGTAPAPVVLSNQLLTPLNWFSWLVLVVFAGVFIYAFLRLGFSEMFGKAPLASLAGQNSFLRSTNAISLLSIPLLLSFFPLYAALRGVNVYEEFVEGAKDGFKTSVMIMPYLVAILVAIGMFREAGGIEMLTLALKPVLDFVHFPTELLPLCLVRPLSGSGTLGLLSDLVKEFGPDSLLARTAGTIFGSTETTFYVIAVYFGAVGVKRTRHAVPAGLIADGVGMIAAIIICRLMFA is encoded by the coding sequence ATGATGTTGTCGAAAAATGCCGTCTCACGAAATGAAAAACTTTACCGCCCCGCTGCGCCCATTAAGCTCGCCGTCATGCTCAACTACATCTGGCTGGGGTTGATGGTGGCGGCGGTGGTGATCGGCGCCACGCACGACACGCTCGACGCCGTCGGCAAGGCGGCCTTTGAACGTGCTGAATTTGCCGTGATGCAATTGGCGCTGCCTTTGGCGGGCGTGATGGCGCTCTGGCTCGGCATCATGCGCCTGGCTGAAAAAGCGGGTTTGATCAGCGTTCTGGCCCGACTGTTACGGCCGCTCATGCGTCGCTTGTTTCCCGACGTGCCGCCCGAACATCCGGCCATGGGTTCGATGTTGATGAATATGGCCGCCAACATCCTCGGCCTCTCGAACGCCGCCACGCCCTTGGGCATCCGCGCGATGCAGGATCTGGAAACGCTGAATCGGCGCCCGGGTGTCGCCTCGAACGCCATGTGTACTTTTCTGGCCATCAACACTAGCTCCATTCAATTGATTCCCGCCACGGCCATCGCCGTGCTAGCGGTGGCGCACGCGACCAACGCCTTCGCCATTGTCAGCTCCAGCATCATGGCCACGTTCTGCTCCACCGTTGCCGGAATCACCGCGGTCAAATTGTTGGAAAAACTGCCCGGCTACCGGTTGCCGCCGTTGCCCAAAGTCACGCTGGCGGTCGAGACGCCAACGCAAAATCCGGAGGCCGCCGCCGGTACTGCGCCCGCGCCGGTCGTGCTGAGCAACCAGTTACTCACGCCGTTGAACTGGTTCAGTTGGCTGGTGTTGGTGGTGTTCGCCGGAGTTTTTATTTATGCGTTTTTGCGCCTGGGCTTTTCAGAAATGTTTGGCAAAGCGCCGTTGGCATCGCTGGCCGGGCAAAACTCTTTCCTGCGCAGCACCAACGCGATTTCGCTGCTCTCCATTCCGCTGTTGTTGTCGTTTTTTCCGTTGTACGCGGCGTTGCGCGGGGTGAACGTCTATGAAGAGTTTGTCGAAGGTGCGAAAGACGGCTTCAAAACCTCGGTGATGATCATGCCTTATCTGGTCGCTATTTTGGTCGCCATCGGCATGTTCCGCGAGGCGGGCGGCATCGAAATGCTGACCCTGGCCTTGAAGCCGGTATTGGATTTTGTCCACTTCCCGACCGAGCTGCTGCCCTTGTGCCTGGTACGCCCGCTCAGCGGCAGCGGCACGTTGGGACTGCTCTCCGACCTCGTGAAGGAATTCGGTCCCGACAGTTTGTTGGCGCGAACCGCCGGCACCATTTTCGGCAGCACGGAAACCACGTTCTATGTGATCGCCGTTTACTTCGGCGCGGTGGGCGTGAAACGCACCCGGCACGCCGTGCCCGCCGGATTGATCGCCGACGGCGTGGGAATGATTGCCGCCATCATCATTTGCCGTTTGATGTTCGCGTAA
- a CDS encoding tRNA (cytidine(34)-2'-O)-methyltransferase, with protein MHVVLVEPEIPPNTGNVARLCAATRTTLHLIEPFGFKLDDATLRRAGMDYWRQVNWRRWANWSAFATQLPKTSRLWLIESGGPRIYSEVSFAADDYLVFGRETAGLPKPLLAQHQDRWLRIPMFNPEARSLNLSNCVALVLFEALRQQNFSGGH; from the coding sequence ATGCACGTCGTTTTGGTTGAACCCGAAATTCCGCCGAACACCGGCAACGTCGCCCGCTTGTGCGCGGCGACCCGGACGACGTTGCACCTTATCGAACCGTTCGGCTTCAAGCTGGATGACGCGACGTTGAGGCGCGCGGGCATGGATTATTGGCGTCAGGTGAATTGGCGACGTTGGGCGAACTGGTCGGCGTTTGCGACGCAACTTCCAAAGACCAGCCGGTTGTGGTTAATCGAATCGGGCGGCCCGCGAATTTATTCCGAGGTCAGTTTCGCTGCGGATGATTACCTGGTCTTCGGACGCGAAACCGCCGGCTTACCGAAGCCGTTATTGGCGCAACACCAAGACCGCTGGCTGCGCATTCCGATGTTCAATCCCGAGGCGCGCTCGCTGAACCTTTCCAATTGCGTGGCGCTGGTGCTGTTCGAAGCACTCCGTCAGCAGAATTTCTCCGGCGGCCACTAA
- the ruvX gene encoding Holliday junction resolvase RuvX, giving the protein MRILGLDHGTRRIGVALSDEMRLIAQPLEYIPSEPFAEFVERLGKILREQNVELVVIGLPRNMDGSYGPAAEKVREFVQALAAKINVPIKLWDERLTTVQAQRVLIQGGTRRQQRKQKVDQIAAAILLQSYLDSLL; this is encoded by the coding sequence ATGCGAATTTTGGGATTGGATCATGGCACGCGCCGCATCGGGGTGGCGTTGAGCGACGAAATGCGCCTGATCGCGCAGCCGCTCGAGTATATCCCGTCCGAACCCTTTGCGGAGTTTGTGGAACGGCTGGGTAAAATTTTGCGCGAGCAAAACGTGGAACTCGTCGTGATTGGTCTGCCGCGCAATATGGATGGCAGTTACGGTCCGGCGGCGGAAAAGGTGCGGGAATTTGTTCAGGCGTTGGCGGCGAAAATCAATGTGCCCATCAAACTGTGGGACGAACGTCTGACCACCGTGCAGGCGCAGCGGGTTTTGATTCAGGGCGGCACCCGCCGACAGCAGCGCAAACAGAAAGTGGATCAAATCGCCGCCGCAATCTTGCTGCAAAGTTACCTGGATAGTTTGCTTTGA